A region of Desulforamulus hydrothermalis Lam5 = DSM 18033 DNA encodes the following proteins:
- a CDS encoding YvrJ family protein, with the protein MEELFKLASNYGFPMVVAGYLLLRLEPTIRDLQKSINLLSIIIARQSNMDMKEINELINNL; encoded by the coding sequence ATGGAGGAACTTTTTAAACTAGCCTCGAATTACGGTTTCCCAATGGTGGTGGCGGGTTACCTGCTGCTCCGCCTGGAACCCACCATTCGGGATTTGCAAAAAAGCATTAACCTCTTAAGCATCATCATCGCCCGGCAGAGCAATATGGATATGAAAGAGATTAATGAACTGATCAATAACCTCTAG
- a CDS encoding sensor histidine kinase: protein MAIVLLVLAVFAFSVAIQAHQIKSFFYDQQARFYIYEAEEVATFFRKEERPEVIQERLQILSQFLGASISIMDKQGKMVYDQPASGQQATDIGVDPGLLEKVLSGRNTVFAGKLSGSEQDIFLASVPLRKDNQVIGAVVINSPLATIREQINRMLSFAVLGALLGIVLSTVLSMVIFLRFIKPLVEMDKAAKAIAEGDFGKQLQVNSDDEVGRLALSLNRMSAQLKEKIEAIERLDRLRQELVSDVSHELRTPLTVIQGFAEALHDEMVKSPTQEKFYLRNIIDESGRLKDLVNDILRLKSMEAGHVEDMEYVVLNKLLNITAERMRQIATAKEVTILTKLPGEPITVFGNIDRLKQVLTNLLDNAISHTPSRGKVMVELGVQDKWAFFAVKDSGPGIPPEELENIWERFYKLDKSRSRRGAGCGLGLAIVKKIVEVHSGKVTVASEVGKGAVFTVFLPLNQPPEEGADSP from the coding sequence TTGGCCATTGTACTGCTGGTGCTGGCTGTCTTCGCCTTTTCCGTGGCCATTCAGGCCCACCAAATTAAATCCTTCTTTTATGACCAGCAGGCCCGCTTCTACATCTATGAAGCGGAGGAAGTGGCCACCTTTTTCCGAAAAGAAGAACGTCCCGAGGTTATTCAAGAACGGCTGCAGATTTTGAGCCAGTTTCTGGGTGCCAGCATTTCTATTATGGATAAACAGGGAAAGATGGTGTATGACCAACCGGCCAGTGGTCAGCAAGCCACGGATATTGGGGTGGACCCTGGTTTGTTAGAAAAGGTATTGTCGGGCCGCAACACAGTTTTTGCCGGTAAATTATCCGGTAGTGAGCAGGATATTTTCTTGGCTTCAGTGCCGCTCCGCAAGGATAATCAAGTGATTGGTGCGGTGGTTATCAATAGCCCCCTAGCCACCATTCGAGAACAAATCAACCGTATGTTGAGCTTTGCTGTGCTGGGGGCATTGTTGGGCATTGTGTTGTCTACGGTATTAAGCATGGTGATCTTTCTTCGTTTTATTAAACCTTTGGTGGAAATGGACAAGGCGGCCAAAGCCATTGCCGAAGGGGATTTTGGTAAACAACTTCAGGTCAACTCCGATGACGAAGTGGGGCGGCTGGCCCTTTCTTTAAACCGTATGTCTGCCCAATTAAAGGAAAAGATTGAGGCCATTGAACGGTTGGACCGTTTGAGACAGGAACTGGTCTCCGATGTTTCCCACGAGCTTCGTACCCCACTAACGGTGATTCAGGGCTTTGCCGAGGCCCTGCATGACGAGATGGTGAAATCCCCCACCCAAGAGAAGTTCTACCTGAGAAATATCATTGATGAATCCGGCAGGCTGAAGGATTTGGTCAATGATATTTTAAGACTAAAGTCAATGGAAGCAGGCCATGTGGAGGATATGGAATATGTGGTGTTAAACAAGCTGCTGAACATCACTGCTGAACGCATGAGGCAAATTGCCACCGCCAAAGAGGTAACCATTCTCACCAAACTGCCGGGGGAACCCATTACGGTCTTTGGCAATATCGACCGGTTAAAACAGGTACTCACCAACTTATTGGATAATGCCATCAGCCATACTCCTTCTAGGGGAAAGGTTATGGTGGAATTGGGTGTGCAGGATAAATGGGCCTTTTTTGCGGTAAAAGACAGCGGACCCGGCATACCCCCGGAGGAATTGGAGAATATTTGGGAGCGGTTTTATAAGCTGGATAAGTCCCGCTCCCGGCGGGGTGCTGGGTGTGGCCTGGGGTTGGCCATCGTGAAAAAAATTGTGGAAGTACACAGCGGCAAGGTTACTGTGGCCAGCGAGGTGGGCAAGGGAGCGGTATTTACGGTTTTTTTGCCTCTGAATCAGCCACCAGAGGAAGGGGCAGATAGCCCGTAG
- a CDS encoding DUF2922 domain-containing protein, which yields MAKTLELIFVNMAGDKVTMRVTDPREDIQESEVRTVMDEIVASDVFTSSGGSLTGVAGARLVTRDVAELNIL from the coding sequence ATGGCCAAGACTTTAGAACTAATCTTTGTCAACATGGCTGGTGATAAGGTAACCATGCGTGTTACTGACCCCAGAGAGGACATCCAAGAGTCCGAGGTTAGAACCGTCATGGACGAGATTGTGGCAAGCGACGTCTTCACCAGTTCCGGCGGTAGCCTGACCGGCGTGGCCGGTGCCAGGCTTGTGACCCGAGATGTGGCAGAACTGAACATTCTTTAG
- a CDS encoding 1,4-beta-xylanase, with protein sequence MLHLKLPKKRWFMSFLVLIMAVGLVGAAYAAPAQSWVEMMKNDPNPMNMNTNTNTTQSSKQTTSTAAKTTQAAAVQVAQVSTNNSQTTTQNNSNTQKVPTTQNDLYNQMYQLCLQTGMPNCPMLNGSQMTREQMIKYCLGMYNQYRQQQPNSQISQQNWQAMQQMCQQWYSKYYPQNQKSAANAASTQSTQQYNNNWNNNMNQNWSNHMQNNGQWSQRGHNNWGNCGW encoded by the coding sequence ATGTTACATTTGAAATTACCGAAAAAGCGTTGGTTTATGAGCTTCCTGGTACTTATTATGGCCGTAGGCCTAGTGGGGGCCGCCTATGCAGCTCCGGCTCAATCCTGGGTGGAGATGATGAAAAATGATCCCAATCCCATGAATATGAACACCAATACCAATACAACCCAGAGCAGCAAGCAAACTACCAGCACAGCGGCTAAGACTACCCAAGCAGCCGCCGTACAGGTAGCTCAGGTTTCCACAAACAACAGCCAGACTACTACTCAGAATAACAGCAATACCCAAAAAGTTCCCACCACCCAGAATGATCTATATAACCAAATGTACCAGCTTTGCCTACAGACTGGTATGCCCAACTGCCCCATGTTAAACGGTAGCCAGATGACCCGTGAGCAAATGATTAAATATTGCCTGGGTATGTATAACCAATACAGGCAACAGCAGCCAAACAGCCAAATTAGCCAACAAAACTGGCAGGCTATGCAGCAAATGTGCCAGCAATGGTATAGTAAGTACTACCCTCAAAACCAAAAGAGCGCTGCAAACGCCGCTAGCACCCAGAGCACACAACAGTACAACAATAACTGGAACAACAATATGAACCAAAACTGGTCCAATCATATGCAAAACAATGGCCAGTGGTCCCAGAGAGGCCATAACAACTGGGGGAACTGCGGCTGGTAA
- a CDS encoding response regulator transcription factor, whose translation MKNILIADDDERIRELVKLYLEAEGFAVVEAEDGQQVLDIVKKQPIDLVLLDLMMPVLDGWMVCKMLRRERKIPIVMLTAKGEENDRVLGLDLGADDYITKPFSTRELVARVKAVLRRAEGGKGEAHMISYPGFKLNQLTRELELGGNNVNLTTKEFELLLTLAKNPGRIYNRDQLLELVWGYDYCGDSRTVDTHINRLRTKLESEAGHSVFIKTIRGVGYKFENGH comes from the coding sequence GTGAAGAATATTTTAATTGCTGACGATGATGAGCGCATTCGGGAACTGGTGAAACTTTACTTGGAGGCCGAAGGGTTTGCGGTGGTGGAAGCCGAGGATGGCCAACAGGTGTTAGACATAGTGAAAAAGCAGCCCATCGACCTGGTGCTGTTGGACTTGATGATGCCTGTACTGGACGGATGGATGGTCTGCAAAATGCTAAGACGGGAAAGAAAAATCCCCATCGTAATGCTTACGGCCAAAGGGGAGGAAAATGACCGGGTGCTGGGGCTTGACCTGGGGGCGGACGATTATATTACCAAGCCCTTTAGTACCAGGGAATTGGTGGCCAGGGTGAAGGCGGTGCTGCGGCGGGCCGAAGGGGGCAAGGGGGAGGCACACATGATCTCCTACCCTGGCTTTAAGCTAAACCAATTGACCAGGGAGTTGGAGCTAGGGGGCAACAACGTTAATCTCACCACCAAAGAGTTTGAACTCTTGCTCACCCTGGCCAAAAACCCCGGCAGGATTTACAATCGAGATCAACTCTTGGAGCTGGTCTGGGGTTACGACTACTGCGGTGATTCCCGGACGGTGGACACCCATATCAACCGGCTGCGGACTAAGCTGGAGAGTGAGGCTGGGCACAGCGTATTTATTAAAACCATACGGGGAGTTGGTTACAAATTCGAAAATGGTCATTAA
- a CDS encoding YcbK family protein, producing the protein MEQAKKAKPEQRITPHFTEGELACRCCGRLLVQSELVHKLETLRQLVKKPVLVNSGYRCPAHNRAVGGAVNSYHLKGMAADIHVPGLAVVELSRLAEQAGFNGIGTYPKQSFLHVDVRGNRARWQESF; encoded by the coding sequence ATGGAGCAGGCGAAGAAAGCTAAACCAGAGCAGCGTATCACGCCCCACTTTACAGAAGGTGAGCTTGCCTGTCGGTGCTGTGGTAGATTGCTTGTTCAATCCGAGTTAGTCCATAAACTAGAAACCCTTCGCCAGCTAGTGAAAAAACCAGTGCTGGTGAATAGCGGCTACCGCTGCCCCGCTCACAATAGAGCTGTGGGTGGGGCAGTGAATTCCTATCACCTAAAGGGCATGGCCGCAGATATTCATGTGCCGGGGTTGGCTGTGGTAGAATTAAGCCGCCTAGCGGAGCAGGCGGGCTTTAATGGCATTGGTACCTACCCAAAGCAGAGTTTTCTTCATGTGGACGTTAGGGGGAACCGGGCCAGGTGGCAGGAATCATTTTAA